Proteins encoded together in one Triticum dicoccoides isolate Atlit2015 ecotype Zavitan chromosome 7B, WEW_v2.0, whole genome shotgun sequence window:
- the LOC119341034 gene encoding uncharacterized protein LOC119341034: protein MAVPSSSLLSSLLLLALLLHHCSAAQDHGSAAVIVNISALEDVVRDRAFELLHRTDKLVGVPLTACPSPCGLVEVQASALRVRSSSLWADGVNATAADTAGFTVPPRVVPSPFARRVDVVFERFVGGNSSSGALFAAPPGYALAAPVAALLAYDVSTGNNGSRAVGLRALGAPVRLEFGYLAPAAANGTPPFNATAARCVTFAVDSGKAKAVATHAMASDTACTVTGTGHYGVAVRLQPPPPSLTPPTPQPPAAVRERWWAWMAVAGVGGVVVVGFLAATVVAAVRWSRRRRREEMDLRALAGEELGRMAVRGSRMPAAKMVRTRPELEDGSPMAWRR, encoded by the coding sequence ATGGCGGTCCCATCGTCGTCCTTGTTGTCGTCGCTGCTGCTCCTCGCGCTCCTGCTGCATCATTGCTCCGCGGCCCAGGATCACGGCAGCGCCGCCGTCATCGTCAACATCTCGGCCCTCGAGGACGTCGTCCGCGACCGCGCGTTCGAGCTGCTCCACCGCACCGACAAGCTCGTGGGCGTGCCCCTCACGGCCTGCCCGTCGCCGTGCGGCCTCGTCGAGGTCCAGGCCTCGGCGCTGCGCGTGCGGAGCAGCTCCCTCTGGGCCGACGGCGTCAACGCCACCGCCGCCGACACCGCGGGGTTCACCGTGCCGCCGCGCGTCGTGCCGTCCCCGTTCGCCCGCCGCGTCGACGTCGTCTTCGAGCGGTTCGTCGGCGGCAACTCCTCGTCCGGCGCGCTCTTCGCCGCGCCGCCCGGGTACGCGCTGGCTGCCCCCGTGGCCGCGCTGCTCGCGTACGACGTGTCGACCGGAAACAACGGCAGCAGGGCTGTCGGACTCCGGGCGCTCGGCGCGCCGGTCCGCCTGGAGTTCGGGTACCTCGCGCCTGCGGCGGCGAACGGGACGCCGCCGTTTAACGCCACGGCGGCAAGGTGCGTAACCTTCGCGGTGGACAGCGGGAAGGCCAAGGCCGTGGCCACGCACGCCATGGCGTCGGACACCGCGTGCACGGTGACCGGCACGGGCCACTACGGCGTGGCGGTGCGGCTGCAACCGCCACCGCCTTCGCTGACGCCGCCGACGCCGCAGCCGCCTGCAGCGGTGCGGGAGCGGTGGTGGGCGTGGATggcggtggccggcgtcggcggggtggtggtggtgggcttCCTGGCGGCCACCGTGGTCGCGGCGGTGCGGTGGAGCAGGAGGCGCAGGAGGGAGGAGATGGACCTGCGGGCGCTGGccggggaggagctggggaggatgGCGGTGCGGGGGAGCAGGATGCCGGCGGCGAAGATGGTGAGGACGCGGCCGGAGCTGGAGGACGGGAGCCCCATGGCGTGGCGGCGCTAG